In a single window of the Prochlorococcus marinus str. AS9601 genome:
- a CDS encoding ligase-associated DNA damage response DEXH box helicase, translated as MKNITKKSKQNNLISKIKQFFSTNGWEPLPYQIESWEAFLNGKSGIIQVPTGCGKTYAALMGPLSKIEDPKNNKSVNILLITPLKALSRDLKNSIQLAALHFNKEITVEIRNGDTTPYEKKKQLAKPPNILITTPESLSLLLSNKESNNLFKELSSIIIDEWHELMGSKRGNQCELSLSWLRGNIKNLQIWAMSATIGNIEEAARAIVGMSAIKPKIISTNIQKEIEIISVLPEEETTFPWSGHLGIRSHSSLLKILDKNKSTLLFTNTRNQSERWYQCLKFLLPEMEDKIALHHGSLDKEDRKRVEEGVKDGLIKWVVCTSSLDLGVDFQPVDQIVQIGSAKNLARLIQRAGRSAHRPGGKSKIIFMPTNSLELLEISAMRRIIKSGISEEIRLPELSYDVLLQHLISLACGNGFDPRIEKERIKSCWSYRNLNDHDWNWCLDFLEYGGKCLKAYPKYKKIVKEESQNNNENFKYFVKDKSLIRMHKFNIGTITSDKFVNVKYMKGKSLGNLEENFASKLNPGDTFYFAGKMLQFIRIRDMILYVKKSTKKSSLIPAWVGGQMAISDLLCESLRKEIDICNEIENYDYLNPELNSLRPILKKQKVLSNIPKKDEFLIEIYKTKDLSNLFVFTLDGKFVNEGIAFLWALRLAKLKQSTFSITANDFGFSLTTAEDYDFSIIKKEADYFLNNKKLEEDLENAINFSELTKRRFKNIAQISGLVNQNNPTKTKTSSQLQISSSLFYEVFTKYEEDHLLIKQSHQEVKEYQLENKRISRSLERLKNLKMLLNEIKTPTPFAFPLLVERLKNTLSNESIEKRVEKLIKKYSD; from the coding sequence ATGAAAAATATTACGAAAAAGAGTAAGCAAAATAATTTAATTTCTAAAATTAAACAGTTTTTCTCCACAAATGGATGGGAGCCACTACCCTATCAGATCGAATCTTGGGAAGCATTTTTAAATGGAAAGAGTGGCATAATACAAGTTCCTACTGGATGCGGTAAAACTTATGCTGCATTAATGGGCCCTCTATCAAAGATAGAAGATCCCAAAAATAATAAAAGTGTGAATATATTGTTAATAACCCCTTTAAAAGCACTAAGTAGAGATCTAAAAAATTCTATACAATTAGCAGCTTTGCATTTTAATAAAGAAATCACTGTTGAAATTAGGAACGGCGATACAACCCCATATGAAAAGAAAAAGCAACTAGCTAAACCACCTAATATTCTTATTACCACTCCAGAGTCTTTATCTCTTTTACTTTCTAATAAAGAATCTAATAATCTGTTCAAGGAGTTGTCATCAATAATTATTGACGAATGGCATGAATTGATGGGTAGTAAAAGAGGAAACCAGTGCGAGTTATCTTTAAGTTGGCTAAGAGGTAATATAAAAAATTTACAAATTTGGGCAATGTCTGCAACTATTGGAAATATTGAAGAAGCAGCAAGAGCAATAGTTGGGATGAGCGCTATTAAACCCAAAATTATAAGTACAAATATTCAAAAAGAGATCGAAATTATAAGTGTTTTACCAGAGGAGGAAACTACCTTTCCATGGAGTGGACATCTTGGGATTAGAAGTCATTCTTCACTATTAAAAATCCTAGATAAAAATAAAAGCACCTTATTATTCACCAATACGAGAAATCAATCTGAAAGATGGTATCAATGTTTAAAATTTCTTCTCCCAGAGATGGAAGACAAAATTGCACTTCATCACGGTTCCCTGGATAAAGAAGATAGAAAAAGAGTTGAAGAAGGGGTTAAAGACGGATTAATAAAATGGGTAGTCTGCACCAGCTCGTTAGATTTGGGAGTTGACTTCCAACCCGTAGATCAAATAGTTCAAATTGGGAGTGCAAAGAATTTAGCTAGACTGATCCAAAGAGCGGGAAGAAGTGCTCATAGACCTGGAGGAAAATCAAAAATAATTTTTATGCCTACTAATTCTTTAGAGTTATTAGAGATCAGTGCAATGAGAAGAATAATAAAAAGTGGTATATCTGAGGAAATTAGACTTCCTGAATTATCTTATGATGTGCTTCTTCAACATCTAATAAGTTTGGCATGCGGAAATGGCTTTGATCCGAGAATTGAGAAAGAAAGAATTAAAAGTTGTTGGAGTTATAGAAACTTAAATGATCATGATTGGAATTGGTGTCTTGACTTTTTAGAGTATGGAGGAAAATGTCTTAAAGCATACCCAAAATATAAAAAGATAGTTAAAGAAGAATCACAAAATAATAATGAAAACTTTAAATATTTTGTAAAAGACAAATCTTTAATAAGAATGCATAAGTTCAATATTGGGACAATTACTAGTGACAAATTTGTGAATGTTAAATATATGAAAGGGAAATCCTTGGGAAATTTAGAAGAGAATTTTGCCTCAAAATTAAATCCTGGAGATACCTTTTACTTTGCTGGTAAAATGCTTCAATTTATAAGAATCAGAGATATGATTTTATACGTTAAAAAATCAACAAAAAAAAGTTCTCTAATTCCTGCATGGGTTGGAGGTCAAATGGCAATTTCTGATCTACTTTGTGAGAGTTTGAGAAAAGAAATAGATATATGCAACGAAATAGAAAATTATGATTACTTAAATCCTGAACTCAATTCATTACGCCCAATATTGAAGAAACAAAAAGTTCTTTCAAATATTCCAAAGAAAGATGAATTCCTTATAGAAATATATAAAACCAAGGATTTATCAAATCTTTTTGTTTTTACACTTGATGGCAAATTTGTAAATGAAGGAATTGCATTTTTATGGGCTTTGAGATTGGCAAAATTAAAACAATCTACATTTAGTATCACTGCTAATGATTTTGGATTTAGCTTAACTACTGCAGAAGATTATGATTTTTCAATAATAAAAAAAGAAGCTGATTACTTTTTGAATAACAAAAAATTAGAAGAAGATCTAGAAAATGCAATTAATTTTTCAGAATTAACAAAACGTAGATTTAAAAATATTGCCCAAATAAGTGGATTAGTAAATCAAAATAATCCAACCAAAACAAAAACTTCTTCCCAACTTCAAATAAGTTCAAGTCTTTTCTACGAAGTCTTTACTAAATATGAAGAAGACCATCTTTTGATAAAACAATCGCATCAAGAAGTTAAAGAATATCAATTAGAAAATAAAAGAATATCTAGATCATTAGAAAGATTAAAAAATTTAAAAATGCTACTAAACGAGATAAAAACTCCAACTCCTTTTGCATTCCCTTTATTAGTTGAAAGACTTAAAAATACTTTAAGCAATGAATCAATAGAAAAAAGAGTAGAAAAACTTATAAAAAAATATAGTGATTAA